One stretch of Vulpes lagopus strain Blue_001 chromosome 12, ASM1834538v1, whole genome shotgun sequence DNA includes these proteins:
- the TRIM65 gene encoding tripartite motif-containing protein 65 isoform X2, translating into MAAHGLEDKLTCSICLGLFQEPVTLPCGHNFCRACIRDWGGRCDKACPECREPFPDVAELRRNVALSAVLEVMRARAVPAPGSDPAATPGAAPAPGPGPGARCPRHGRPLDLFCRTEGLCVCSACTVNECRLHERALLDVERREREAQLRAMLEVTQQQATQAESQLEELQRQSSQIQSSAHTLASAISGKFSCLLQALEMRQALALEDIKAAKTQALAQAQDTEQQLRGHLEALSRYDHRVRHVLEHLDDRTFLQESQLLAPPEPLRPLTPLRWDGEQRLASLKESLSRLCGLLLDEGGPRRAPAEAANLGPVEAPGPLAPVPSPVCPLRRKLWQNYRNLTFDPDSANRHLYLSRQDQQVKHRHKPRDLAGPSSFELWQVQCAQSFQSGRHYWEVHASNHSVTLGVAYPELTRRKQGPHTDNIGRGPSSWGLCVQEDRVQAWHNGEAQHLPGVSGRLLGMDLDLASGCLTFYSLEPKAQPLHTFHAIFTQPLYPVFWLLEGRTLTLCHRPQAKLPPELQEEASSPAEESTG; encoded by the exons ATGGCCGCGCACGGGCTAGAGGACAAGCTCACCTGCTCCATCTGCCTGGGGCTCTTCCAGGAGCCGGTGACGCTGCCCTGCGGCCACAACTTCTGCAGGGCTTGCATCCGGGACTGGGGGGGCCGCTGCGACAAGGCGTGCCCCGAGTGCCGGGAGCCCTTCCCCGACGTCGCCGAGCTGCGCCGAAATGTGGCGCTCAGCGCCGTGCTCGAGGTGATGCGCGCCCGGGCCGTCCCGGCCCCCGGCTCCGACCCTGCCGCGACCCCCGGCGCCGCCCCGGCCCCTGGCCCCGGCCCGGGCGCGCGCTGCCCCCGACATGGGCGGCCACTCGACCTCTTCTGTCGCACAGAGGGTCTCTGCGTTTGCAGCGCGTGCACCGTGAACGAGTGTCGCCTCCACGAGCGGGCGCTGCTGGACGTCGAGCGTCGGGAGCGCGAG GCCCAGCTGAGAGCCATGTTGGAGGTCACCCAGCAGCAGGCCACCCAGGCCGAGAGCCAGCTAGAGGAACTGCAGCGGCAAAGCAGCCAGATCCAG AGCTCAGCCCATACCCTGGCCTCCGCCATCTCTGGCAAGTTCAGCTGCCTGCTCCAGGCCCTGGAGATGCGACAGGCCCTGGCCCTGGAGGACATCAAGGCGGCCAAGACACAGGCCCTAGCGCAGGCCCAGGATACAGAACAACAACTGCGGGGCCACCTGGAAGCCCTGTCTCGTTATGACCACAGGGTCCGACACGTCCTGGAACACTTGGATGACCGGACCTTCCTCCAG GAATCCCAGCTCCTGGCACCCCCGGAGCCTCTCAGGCCTCTGACTCCTCTGCGGTGGGACGGAGAGCAGCGGCTGGCCAGCCTGAAGGAGTCTCTGAGCCGGCTGTGTGGCCTCCTGCTAGATGAGGGGGGCCCCCGCAGGGCACCAGCAGAGGCCGCCAATTTGGGCCCCGTGG AGGCCCCAGGTCCCCTGGCACCAGTCCCAAGCCCAGTGTGTCCACTGAGGAGGAAACTCTGGCAGA ATTATCGAAATCTGACCTTCGATCCAGACAGCGCCAATCGCCACCTCTACTTGTCTCGGCAGGACCAGCAGGTAAAGCACCGCCACAAGCCCCGGGACCTGGCCGGGCCAAGCAGCTTCGAGCTCTGGCAGGTGCAGTGTGCCCAGAGCTTCCAGAGCGGGCGACACTACTGGGAGGTGCATGCATCTAACCACTCAGTGACCCTGGGCGTCGCCTATCCAGAACTGACGCGGCGCAAGCAGGGTCCCCACACAGACAACATTGGGCGTGGGCCAAGCTCCTGGGGGCTCTGTGTTCAGGAGGACAGGGTGCAGGCTTGGCATAACGGGGAGGCCCAGCACCTCCCAGGAGTGTCAGGGCGGCTCCTGGGCATGGATTTGGACCTGGCCTCTGGCTGCCTCACCTTCTACAGCCTGGAACCCAAGGCCCAGCCTCTGCATACCTTCCATGCCATCTTCACCCAGCCCCTCTACCCTGTCTTCTGGCTCCTGGAGGGTAGAACCCTGACCCTGTGCCATCGGCCTCAGGCCAAGCTCCCTCCAGAGCTCCAGGAAGAGGCCTCGAGCCCAGCGGAGGAAAGCACAGGATGA
- the TRIM65 gene encoding tripartite motif-containing protein 65 isoform X1, with protein sequence MAAHGLEDKLTCSICLGLFQEPVTLPCGHNFCRACIRDWGGRCDKACPECREPFPDVAELRRNVALSAVLEVMRARAVPAPGSDPAATPGAAPAPGPGPGARCPRHGRPLDLFCRTEGLCVCSACTVNECRLHERALLDVERREREAQLRAMLEVTQQQATQAESQLEELQRQSSQIQSSAHTLASAISGKFSCLLQALEMRQALALEDIKAAKTQALAQAQDTEQQLRGHLEALSRYDHRVRHVLEHLDDRTFLQVPGPRTAGRGMASRHLAQKLTVAVPGAQESQLLAPPEPLRPLTPLRWDGEQRLASLKESLSRLCGLLLDEGGPRRAPAEAANLGPVEAPGPLAPVPSPVCPLRRKLWQNYRNLTFDPDSANRHLYLSRQDQQVKHRHKPRDLAGPSSFELWQVQCAQSFQSGRHYWEVHASNHSVTLGVAYPELTRRKQGPHTDNIGRGPSSWGLCVQEDRVQAWHNGEAQHLPGVSGRLLGMDLDLASGCLTFYSLEPKAQPLHTFHAIFTQPLYPVFWLLEGRTLTLCHRPQAKLPPELQEEASSPAEESTG encoded by the exons ATGGCCGCGCACGGGCTAGAGGACAAGCTCACCTGCTCCATCTGCCTGGGGCTCTTCCAGGAGCCGGTGACGCTGCCCTGCGGCCACAACTTCTGCAGGGCTTGCATCCGGGACTGGGGGGGCCGCTGCGACAAGGCGTGCCCCGAGTGCCGGGAGCCCTTCCCCGACGTCGCCGAGCTGCGCCGAAATGTGGCGCTCAGCGCCGTGCTCGAGGTGATGCGCGCCCGGGCCGTCCCGGCCCCCGGCTCCGACCCTGCCGCGACCCCCGGCGCCGCCCCGGCCCCTGGCCCCGGCCCGGGCGCGCGCTGCCCCCGACATGGGCGGCCACTCGACCTCTTCTGTCGCACAGAGGGTCTCTGCGTTTGCAGCGCGTGCACCGTGAACGAGTGTCGCCTCCACGAGCGGGCGCTGCTGGACGTCGAGCGTCGGGAGCGCGAG GCCCAGCTGAGAGCCATGTTGGAGGTCACCCAGCAGCAGGCCACCCAGGCCGAGAGCCAGCTAGAGGAACTGCAGCGGCAAAGCAGCCAGATCCAG AGCTCAGCCCATACCCTGGCCTCCGCCATCTCTGGCAAGTTCAGCTGCCTGCTCCAGGCCCTGGAGATGCGACAGGCCCTGGCCCTGGAGGACATCAAGGCGGCCAAGACACAGGCCCTAGCGCAGGCCCAGGATACAGAACAACAACTGCGGGGCCACCTGGAAGCCCTGTCTCGTTATGACCACAGGGTCCGACACGTCCTGGAACACTTGGATGACCGGACCTTCCTCCAGGTACCAGGCCCCAGGACAGCAGGTCGGGGGATGGCATCCCGGCACCTTGCCCAAAAGCTCACTGTGGCTGTCCCTGGGGCCCAGGAATCCCAGCTCCTGGCACCCCCGGAGCCTCTCAGGCCTCTGACTCCTCTGCGGTGGGACGGAGAGCAGCGGCTGGCCAGCCTGAAGGAGTCTCTGAGCCGGCTGTGTGGCCTCCTGCTAGATGAGGGGGGCCCCCGCAGGGCACCAGCAGAGGCCGCCAATTTGGGCCCCGTGG AGGCCCCAGGTCCCCTGGCACCAGTCCCAAGCCCAGTGTGTCCACTGAGGAGGAAACTCTGGCAGA ATTATCGAAATCTGACCTTCGATCCAGACAGCGCCAATCGCCACCTCTACTTGTCTCGGCAGGACCAGCAGGTAAAGCACCGCCACAAGCCCCGGGACCTGGCCGGGCCAAGCAGCTTCGAGCTCTGGCAGGTGCAGTGTGCCCAGAGCTTCCAGAGCGGGCGACACTACTGGGAGGTGCATGCATCTAACCACTCAGTGACCCTGGGCGTCGCCTATCCAGAACTGACGCGGCGCAAGCAGGGTCCCCACACAGACAACATTGGGCGTGGGCCAAGCTCCTGGGGGCTCTGTGTTCAGGAGGACAGGGTGCAGGCTTGGCATAACGGGGAGGCCCAGCACCTCCCAGGAGTGTCAGGGCGGCTCCTGGGCATGGATTTGGACCTGGCCTCTGGCTGCCTCACCTTCTACAGCCTGGAACCCAAGGCCCAGCCTCTGCATACCTTCCATGCCATCTTCACCCAGCCCCTCTACCCTGTCTTCTGGCTCCTGGAGGGTAGAACCCTGACCCTGTGCCATCGGCCTCAGGCCAAGCTCCCTCCAGAGCTCCAGGAAGAGGCCTCGAGCCCAGCGGAGGAAAGCACAGGATGA
- the MRPL38 gene encoding 39S ribosomal protein L38, mitochondrial gives MAAPWWRAALYGSRRWRGLSTSAALSRRTAPLGPMPNEDIDVSNLERLEKYRSFDRYRRRAEQEARAPHWWRTYREHFREESDPKDKVDIGLPPPKVCRTQQLLERKRVLRELRANSEEERAARLGTARIPMEAVRAEWEKTCGPYHKQRLAEYYGLYRDLFHGATFVPRVPLHVAYAVGEDDLMPVYHGNEVTPAEAAQAPEVTYEADKASMWTLLLTNLDGHLLEPDAEYVHWLVTNIPGNSVAEGQETCPYMPPFPARGSGFHRFAFLLFKQDKPIDFSEDTRPSPCYQLAQRTFRTFDFYKKHQEAMTPAGLAFFQCRWDDSVTHIFHQLLDMQEPVFEFVRPPSYHPKQKRFPHRQPLRYLDRYRDSHEPTYGIY, from the exons ATGGCGGCGCCCTGGTGGCGAGCCGCGCTGTATGGAAGCCGGAGGTGGCGGGGCCTCAGCACCTCGG CCGCGCTGAGCCGCCGGACCGCCCCTCTGGGGCCGATGCCCAACGAGGACATCGATGTGAGCAATTTGGAGCGGCTGGAGAAATACCGCAGCTTCGACCGCTACCGGCGCCGGGCGGAGCAGGAGGCGCGGGCCCCGCACTGGTGGCGGACCTACCGGGAGCATTTCCGGGAGGAGTCAG ATCCCAAAGACAAGGTTGACATTGGGCTGCCCCCACCCAAGGTCTGCCGGACCCAACAGCTGCTGGAGCGGAAACGGGTCCTTCGGGAGCTGCGGGCCAACTCAGAGGAGGAACGCGCTGCCCGCCTTGGCACAG CACGCATCCCGATGGAGGCTGTGCGGGCCGAGTGGGAAAAGACCTGTGGCCCCTACCACAAGCAGCGTCTGGCTGAATACTACGGCCTCTATAGAGATCTGTTCCATGGTGCCACCTTCGTGCCCCGAGTCCCCCTGCATGTGGCCTATGCTGTGGGTGAGGATGACTTGATGCCCGTGTACCACGGCAATGAGGTCACTCCAGCAGAG gctgcccaggccCCGGAGGTGACCTATGAGGCAGACAAGGCCTCCATGTGGACACTGCTGCTCACCAACTTGG ATGGACACTTGCTGGAGCCAGATGCTGAATACGTCCACTGGCTGGT AACGAACATCCCAGGCAACAGTGTGGCTGAAGGACAGGAGACTTGTCCCTACATGCCCCCTTTCCCTGCCCGAGGTTCCGGCTTCCACCGCTTTGCCTTCCTGCTCTTTAAGCAGGATAAGCCAATTGACTTCTCTGAGGACACCCGGCCCTCACCCTG CTACCAGCTGGCCCAGCGGACCTTCCGCACTTTTGATTTCTACAAGAAGCACCAGGAAGCCATGACACCAGCTGGGCTGGCCTTTTTCCAGTGTCGCTGGGATGATTCAGTGACCCACATCTTCCACCAGCTTCTGG ACATGCAGGAGCCCGTGTTTGAGTTTGTGCGGCCACCCTCTTACCACCCCAAACAGAAGCGCTTCCCCCACCGGCAGCCCCTGCGCTACCTGGACCGGTATAGGGACAGTCACGAACCCACCTACGGCATCTACTGA